The following is a genomic window from Nicotiana tabacum cultivar K326 chromosome 3, ASM71507v2, whole genome shotgun sequence.
AAATTAAGCTAATTACCTCATCAGTCAATTCAGGGTGGATCCTGTTTTTTGCATAATGAATGTATATCTTAAGAAACTGGATGGTCAGCGTATCCTTTTTACGCCGACTTGAATTACCATGTAGCGTCCGATTATGCTTCACATAGACAGGTATTTCATCCTTGTCATTTTGCTCTTCATATCTTGAATTGTCATCTAATGTCGAGCTACCTAAAAGGTGAAATAGTTGGCTTCATTcataagcaaaaaagagaaggcAACACATGGAGATTTTCAAACTTCTCTGCAAACCTACCTCCATCTATTGTACGATACTGATGCATGCGCAAAACATGCTCAGAAATTTGACGATCAACCCCAGGATCCATTTGATCCAGAACAATAAACAACAAATCAAAACGAGAGAGTAGAGAGTCTGGGAGTCCGATGTTCTTCGTTGGAGTTAATGATCGGTCATACTGACAAGAACCAAGATGGTATAGAAAAGTTAATGACACGTATCTTAAGGATATTACACATAGGTGGACGTGTTTTGAACAACTTACAGATCCATAAATGGGATTTGCAGCTGCAACTACACTGCATCGAGCATTCAATGATGCATGGATTCCTGCTTTAGCAATTGTTACAGTCTGCTGTTCCATAACTTCATGTATAGCAACTCGATCTTGATCATTCATTTTATCGAACTCATCAATGCAAACAACACCTCTGTCAGCAAGTACCATGGCACCAGCTTCTAGCCTTCTTTCTCCTGTTTCCAAGTACATATTTGTCAGTTTACTCTACATACAATGCAAATCCtgcttttgaaaaagatttaCCTGTTTCTTGATCAGAAGTAACTGCAGCTGTCAAACCAACTCCAGAAGAACCACGACCAGTAGTAGATATTGCTAATGGAGCAATATTCATAATTGCTCTCAGCAGCTGAGACTTAGCAACAGATGGATCACCAACCATCATCATGTTTATATCACTAAATACAGTAAAAATGGTTGCTGTGAGGACTCAAGAATCAATCTCATATGGAGAAGTACTGTACATCAAAAAGTTCTACTATAGTTGTCTGAAGCAACTGAAAAGAAAAGGCTGGATTCACATGGTCAAGCAGTAATGCTAGCAATGGGGCTAAGGACAGCAAAAGGACGCTAACATAAGGCCAAAGAGCTCATCTTACCCTCTTAAATGAGTTCCATTTTTCAAGTTCTTTTCAATCCCACCAAGCATGAGCAGAACTACTGCTTTCTTTATCCACAAATGCCCATAAATTGACGGAGCCAGTGAATTAGCAAGCAGGTCAAAAGTATCATCTCTACCACATATATTCTTGATGTCTTTCAGGACTTTCTCTGTGTAGTTTGGCGCATTTGCTGACTTGTTAAGGAGAGACACATTGTTAGCTATGAGGATTGTTCTGCACAACAAAATTGGTGGACAGGATTAAATACAGAAAACAGTGGTTAACTACTCTAAGGGTAGTAATTTACTTTAAACACACTACCTGAATACCCCATTCATGCTTCCTTGGCTTTTACTAGGAAGAGCTTTGTATACCCCAACAACTGCTACACGGTCTCCAGGCTTGCATGAATCAACAAGATCATCCTCCACAACTATATCCACTGTTCGAGGAAGTTGACCAGGAGCAGAATTTTCAGGAACCTCTTGCATTGATAAAGTTTGGTGATCTTTATATGTGCATAGCCCATATTCTGTAACTAGCAAATTTCCATTATCATCCTACAACATGATCATTCTTGTAAAATTTCTTTTtgctaaataaaaaataaaaacaaaactaCACAGAAAATCAATTTATTATTACCCGTGTCGGGTACACGGAACCAGTTGGCAGACCAACATTTGACGTGATATCTCTGTATTCACGGGCCATGAATTTATCAGTTGTCGGGCAAAAGTGGACACTCTTTACTACCTTTGGCCTCACAAGAGAACCTATAGATGTTGAAAGTAGGAGTTTTCATCAATAAAGTTAACTAAAATAGTCAATTAGTAAGTAGCCTCAAAGCTAAGGACTCAATATAAAACAAGTAATTTATAACTCAACAAATTACAGACAATGTTTATAGCTCAATAATTTCGTTGATGACAGGTGAAGTCTGTGATGTAACTTGTGTCTCTCCTTTTAGTAATACATGTTAATGTTTCATTGCAAATATAAGATGGAAAAGCCAATGCAGAATAGATATGATGCTGATAATGAAAGAGAGTGATAAAAAATAGTGATACACTTCAGTTATAAACAACAAGAAATAATGAAAACTACATGTGTTTTAATATTCATGCATACTTCATATTGCAGATATAAGGAGGAGATATCAAGAGGAAAATTGATGCTAATAAGGAAACAGAGCAACAGAAGACAACACATTCATACAACAACTTGATGTCCATGATTCGAGAAATTGGAGTATAAAGCATGAAAAGCATTGTGGATCAAAAGAAATCTCTACCAAAAGGGATAGTCCATAAGCAACTTTTGTTTCTTGTCTCGCTAGAAGACAGCTAGCCAATCATTTTCCAGTTTCAACCAGCAAACTGCACACTAGTTACTGAAACTAACAAAGATCCAAAATGCTTCTAAAAACATTTTTCTGAAAATAAGGAACACTGAAATCACCAGTAAAAATGGATAAAATGGATATCTCTTGTCCAGTCCAGCTACTTAGGAGTTAGGACTCAATTATAGCTCTTGCTTAATAAGTTGAACCCTCTTATAGTAGAACTATAGTCCTAGAAAGGTCAGTGTTCTTGTGCGTTCACAAGCAACTGCTACTGATATAGCATGACCCCCTACAAGGGGGCAACTACTAAATCACCTTAACTTCAATCACTAGACATATACATGTCTCCTCCTGTCGGATGGACATGGATATGTTTTAAAGGTCATTCCAAATGGAAAATCACCACCAACATGCAGCTGTGAAACACATATCAGCTGTATCATCATACCTAAACCTTTGTGGCATAATATAAAACAACTAGCACACCAGTTAAATAGTTCTCTCTTTTCATTGTTTTTACCATTAAAAAGGCACTTTTTTGGAAAGTATTCATCAATGTTTTCACCATAGACCCTAAATCATCAAAACTTGCAATACGGAATGACTCAGGAATTATTAGTCCTTCCTACTGATTCATTAACGACATCAATTAAAAACAAACTACTTCATTGGCTAAATTGTTGATACCATAGTACATACTAATAATTCAAAATATACACTTTACACTGACATAACACCACAAAGTCAAAACATATATGAGCTAGAAATGAGCACTATAAACAGATTGAAAAGTCATACACTTGGTAACAATTCCTTCAACGCAGACCATGGAACCAATGAAACGGGACAAAAGCTCTCTTGGGGTCACTCTCCTCGAAACAAATGGACCAGTAAACCCAACCAACACTTGCTCTCCTTCTTTAAGGTACTTGGGATTATGGGTCCGGATCATATCCGTTAAAGAATCAACCAATGGTTGCATATATTCACTTGGATTCTGAAGAAGCCTACAcaattcaagaaaaagaaaaaattgacaAACTGGAAACTAATGTCAACAACCCTAGCTAGTACTTCAAATACTCCAACAAACAAAAATATCATTGAAAATCTTGTTCTTTTCCAGCATTTTTTCCCTCAAGTTGATCATGCAAGCTAAGAAACTGGAAAAACCAAAACATCAAGCCTAGGTAGTAGTTCATTTTCAAAACGCCAACCAAAAATcagtatttaatttttatttttttcttcaaattatacGAGCCAAATCACATCactgaaattcatgaaaaagaggAAACCTGCGAGCCAAATCAGAGCCTTCTCTGTCATTGTAGAAATCAGAGAGGTCCAAAATGACACGACGCCTATTATTGTTGATCATTGAGTCAAAATCCTTCTTCAGCTCCGTGTCCAACTCCTGCAAAAAGTGAATCAGCAATCGCATATATAAcgcaaaaaaaataatacaactcACAATCCGTCAAATTACACAAACTATATCAAACAGAAATAATGTGgagaaagaaatataaaaaagGTTATGGAGAAAATCTTACAGTTTGTTCAAAGAATTTGAGGAAAGTTCGCTTGTGCGATGCCCTGACTTCATCACTTAGATCCATGGCTGACTGAGAGAGACTGA
Proteins encoded in this region:
- the LOC107805042 gene encoding DNA replication licensing factor MCM3 homolog 2 isoform X4, whose protein sequence is MDLSDEVRASHKRTFLKFFEQTELDTELKKDFDSMINNNRRRVILDLSDFYNDREGSDLARRLLQNPSEYMQPLVDSLTDMIRTHNPKYLKEGEQVLVGFTGPFVSRRVTPRELLSRFIGSMVCVEGIVTKCSLVRPKVVKSVHFCPTTDKFMAREYRDITSNVGLPTGSVYPTRDDNGNLLVTEYGLCTYKDHQTLSMQEVPENSAPGQLPRTVDIVVEDDLVDSCKPGDRVAVVGVYKALPSKSQGSMNGVFRTILIANNVSLLNKSANAPNYTEKVLKDIKNICGRDDTFDLLANSLAPSIYGHLWIKKAVVLLMLGGIEKNLKNGTHLRGDINMMMVGDPSVAKSQLLRAIMNIAPLAISTTGRGSSGVGLTAAVTSDQETGERRLEAGAMVLADRGVVCIDEFDKMNDQDRVAIHEVMEQQTVTIAKAGIHASLNARCSVVAAANPIYGSYDRSLTPTKNIGLPDSLLSRFDLLFIVLDQMDPGVDRQISEHVLRMHQYRTIDGGSSTLDDNSRYEEQNDKDEIPVYVKHNRTLHGNSSRRKKDTLTIQFLKIYIHYAKNRIHPELTDEASDHIATAYAELRSASTNAKTGGGTLPITARTLETIIRLSTAHAKLKLRRQVLKSDVDAALQVLHFAIYHQELTEMEEREQEREKELEKKRRADHDAGNNGSARKRRAEHDAGTESADHEADGVGEAMETDDPSADEISISPERLQAFSAVLGRHRSSQHVEQISVADVESVVNNGAPVPYSKVEIEKLLQMMQEKGQLWIHNDTNVVYFM
- the LOC107805042 gene encoding DNA replication licensing factor MCM3 homolog 2 isoform X3, with amino-acid sequence MDLSDEVRASHKRTFLKFFEQTELDTELKKDFDSMINNNRRRVILDLSDFYNDREGSDLARRLLQNPSEYMQPLVDSLTDMIRTHNPKYLKEGEQVLVGFTGPFVSRRVTPRELLSRFIGSMVCVEGIVTKCSLVRPKVVKSVHFCPTTDKFMAREYRDITSNVGLPTGSVYPTRDDNGNLLVTEYGLCTYKDHQTLSMQEVPENSAPGQLPRTVDIVVEDDLVDSCKPGDRVAVVGVYKALPSKSQGSMNGVFRTILIANNVSLLNKSANAPNYTEKVLKDIKNICGRDDTFDLLANSLAPSIYGHLWIKKAVVLLMLGGIEKNLKNGTHLRGDINMMMVGDPSVAKSQLLRAIMNIAPLAISTTGRGSSGVGLTAAVTSDQETGERRLEAGAMVLADRGVVCIDEFDKMNDQDRVAIHEVMEQQTVTIAKAGIHASLNARCSVVAAANPIYGSYDRSLTPTKNIGLPDSLLSRFDLLFIVLDQMDPGVDRQISEHVLRMHQYRTIDGGSSTLDDNSRYEEQNDKDEIPVYVKHNRTLHGNSSRRKKDTLTIQFLKIYIHYAKNRIHPELTDEASDHIATAYAELRSASTNAKTGGGTLPITARTLETIIRLSTAHAKLKLRRQVLKSDVDAALQVLHFAIYHQELTEMEEREQEREKELEKKRRADHDAGNNGSARKRRAEHDAGTESADHEADGVGEAMETDDPSADEISISPERLQAFSAVLGRHRSSQHVEQISVADVESVVNNGAPVPYSKVEIEKLLQMMQEKGQLWIHNDTNVVYFM
- the LOC107805042 gene encoding DNA replication licensing factor MCM3 homolog 2 isoform X2 — translated: MDLSDEVRASHKRTFLKFFEQTELDTELKKDFDSMINNNRRRVILDLSDFYNDREGSDLARRLLQNPSEYMQPLVDSLTDMIRTHNPKYLKEGEQVLVGFTGPFVSRRVTPRELLSRFIGSMVCVEGIVTKCSLVRPKVVKSVHFCPTTDKFMAREYRDITSNVGLPTGSVYPTRDDNGNLLVTEYGLCTYKDHQTLSMQEVPENSAPGQLPRTVDIVVEDDLVDSCKPGDRVAVVGVYKALPSKSQGSMNGVFRTILIANNVSLLNKSANAPNYTEKVLKDIKNICGRDDTFDLLANSLAPSIYGHLWIKKAVVLLMLGGIEKNLKNGTHLRGDINMMMVGDPSVAKSQLLRAIMNIAPLAISTTGRGSSGVGLTAAVTSDQETGERRLEAGAMVLADRGVVCIDEFDKMNDQDRVAIHEVMEQQTVTIAKAGIHASLNARCSVVAAANPIYGSYDRSLTPTKNIGLPDSLLSRFDLLFIVLDQMDPGVDRQISEHVLRMHQYRTIDGGSSTLDDNSRYEEQNDKDEIPVYVKHNRTLHGNSSRRKKDTLTIQFLKIYIHYAKNRIHPELTDEASDHIATAYAELRSASTNAKTGGGTLPITARTLETIIRLSTAHAKLKLRRQVLKSDVDAALQVLHFAIYHQELTEMEEREQEREKELEKKRRADHDAGNNGSARKRRAEHDAGTESADHEADGVGGSEAMETDDPSADEISISPERLQAFSAVLGRHRSSQHVEQISVADVESVVNNGAPVPYSKVEIEKLLQMMQEKGQLWIHNDTNVVYFM
- the LOC107805042 gene encoding DNA replication licensing factor MCM3 homolog 2 isoform X1, producing MDLSDEVRASHKRTFLKFFEQTELDTELKKDFDSMINNNRRRVILDLSDFYNDREGSDLARRLLQNPSEYMQPLVDSLTDMIRTHNPKYLKEGEQVLVGFTGPFVSRRVTPRELLSRFIGSMVCVEGIVTKCSLVRPKVVKSVHFCPTTDKFMAREYRDITSNVGLPTGSVYPTRDDNGNLLVTEYGLCTYKDHQTLSMQEVPENSAPGQLPRTVDIVVEDDLVDSCKPGDRVAVVGVYKALPSKSQGSMNGVFRTILIANNVSLLNKSANAPNYTEKVLKDIKNICGRDDTFDLLANSLAPSIYGHLWIKKAVVLLMLGGIEKNLKNGTHLRGDINMMMVGDPSVAKSQLLRAIMNIAPLAISTTGRGSSGVGLTAAVTSDQETGERRLEAGAMVLADRGVVCIDEFDKMNDQDRVAIHEVMEQQTVTIAKAGIHASLNARCSVVAAANPIYGSYDRSLTPTKNIGLPDSLLSRFDLLFIVLDQMDPGVDRQISEHVLRMHQYRTIDGGSSTLDDNSRYEEQNDKDEIPVYVKHNRTLHGNSSRRKKDTLTIQFLKIYIHYAKNRIHPELTDEASDHIATAYAELRSASTNAKTGGGTLPITARTLETIIRLSTAHAKLKLRRQVLKSDVDAALQVLHFAIYHQELTEMEEREQEREKELEKKRRADHDAGNNGSARKRRAEHDAGTESADHEADGVGGSEAMETDDPSADEISISPERLQAFSAVLGRHRSSQHVEQISVADVESVVNNGAPVPYSKVEIEKLLQMMQEKGQLWIHNDTNVVYFM